A genomic stretch from Anas platyrhynchos isolate ZD024472 breed Pekin duck chromosome 25, IASCAAS_PekinDuck_T2T, whole genome shotgun sequence includes:
- the LOC139999417 gene encoding ubiquitin carboxyl-terminal hydrolase 42-like yields the protein MSTMTVVKKPKSSKSKKPSSRRSGKSKKPSTKILMSRTANWGQIPPAEDSSQVSVAQGRGGAIYCRSSEKSKAFAPRDLIVNDGIAPPQSILFPPEKICMDWRETQSVGVGLYNLGNTCFLNATLQCLTYTPPLANYMLSLEHGQSCREQDFCMMCTMETHINQALRCTVDAIEPTHVISNLSRIGQHFRFGSQEDAHEFLRYTVDAMQEACLNGSTELDRSSQATTIIHQIFGGFLRSRVKCLNCKAVSDTYEAFLDITLDIKAVSSVTRALELFVKPEELGGENCYKCSECNKMVPASKRFTIHRSSKVLTISLKRFADFTGGKINKEVKYPEYLDLRAYMSQSMGEPLLYALYAVLVHHGVSCHSGHYICYVKAGNGLWYQMNDAKVVRTDIKRVLGQQAYILFYIRRYDLTLGERAFYLPAPSYPCSFPPGQQGANSKQAGFMGPRLLPHMIKNSSRLNGNGSIKEDAKTTGVTLKRPSSAPPMACVQNQTITRPSITDPSRKQKITTSIHNKLPARRTVSQPDCLSSAAEDEDLYQAVPSSTITNSMPGAMPSVNREIITESLTASQLNKNVLYGKESSEPGEKLRQTSSLECDTECSSKKLSSSAIAERCQGRKDKTKNTEKEHYQSKREHAPSEEKESQKAGPSSKRRCSQSVEVVHQKRHKQEHWEGSRCRSFPGERNSPENGRRAVKYSKYRSGSGGRSEQGSNRYYRSKGERSWSRERYYRDEARRWESCSYYNDYYSPHATGDSRERKFSHGDAAFDKWTATYYGRSHKHYHYKSGWPHGSLLRDEDGRRFSTPRADLHRCSVSQQHSGRHSRERHALPPVSAHLENCRQKNETEGNRKRKSTRTEGSESEIERKDRKIEKELLGGEKNAKISQVLEEKEV from the exons ATGTCAACAATGACCGTAGTTAAGAAGCCCAAATCTTCAAAGTCTAAAAAGCCCTCTTCAAGGCGGTCTGGCAAATCCAAGAAACCAAGTACTAAAATACTGATGTCACGCACCGCAAACTGGGGCCAGATACCGCCTGCAGAAGATTCAAGCCAAGTCTCTGTGGCCCAAGGACGTGGAGGTGCTATTTACTGtagatcatctgaaaaatctaaggCTTTTGCCCCAAGAGATCTAA tcgttaatgatggaattgctccaccacagagcattctttttccacctgagaagatttgtatggattggcgagaaacacaaagtgttggAGTTGGCCTGTACAATCTTGGCAacacatgttttcttaatgctactCTACAGTGTTTGACCTACACACCCCCACTTGCCAATTACATGCTTTCTCTCGAGCACGGCCAGTCAT gtCGTGAACAAGATTTTTGCATGATGTGCACAATGGAGACTCACATTAACCAGGCCCTGCGTTGCACTGTTGATGCCATCGAGCCTACGCATGTTATCAGTAATCTCAGTC gaaTAGGACAACATTTCCGTTTTGGCAGTCAAGAAGACGCACACGAGTTCTTGCGCTATACTGTTGATGCTATGCAGGAAGCGTGCTTGAATGGAAGCACCGA attggacagatcttctcaagctaccaccatcattcatcaaatatttggaggatttctaagatcgagag tgaagtgcttgaattgcaaagcagtttcgGATACGTATGAGGCATTTCTTGATATCACTTTGGATATAAAg GCGGTTTCATCTGTTACCAGAGCTCTGGAACTCTTTGTGAAACCTGAAGAGCTGGGTGGAGAGAATTGCTATAAATGTAGCGA gtgtAATAAGATGGTTCCTGCATCCAAGAGATTTACCATACACCGTTCTTCCAAGGTTCTcacaatatcactgaaaagatttgcagatttcacaGGTGGAAAGATCAACAAG GAGGTGAAATATCCGGAGTATTTGGACCTGAGAGCCTACATGTCACAGTCAATGGGAGAACCACTGCTCTATGCCTTATACGCGGTGCTGGTACATCACGGTGTCAGCTGTCACTCAGGACACTATATATGCTATGTAAAG GCTGGTAATGGACTTTGGTATCAGATGAATGATGCTAAAGTAGTCCGTACTGACATTAAGAGAGTTCTTGGTCAGCAAgcttacatacttttttatatcag gcGCTATGATTTGACACTTGGAGAACGTGCGTTTTACTTGCCAGCACCATCTTATCCCTGTTCATTCCCTCCTGGTCAGCAGGGGGCTAATAGTAAGCAGGCTGGATTTATGGGACCACGACTTCTTCCTCATATGATTAAG aattcaagccgtttaaatggaaatggatccATAAAAGAGGACGCAAAGACCACTGGTGTCACCCTAAAAAGGCCATCTTCAGCACCACCGATGGcctgtgttcaaaaccagacaattaccaggccttcaattactgatccgtcaagaaaacagaagatcaccACCAGTATTCACAATAAATTGCCTGCTCGTCGGACTGTGTCACAGCCTGACTGTCTTAGCAGTGCTGCAGAGGACGAAGATCTCTACCAGGCTGTTCCTTCATCCACAATTACAAATTCg ATGCCTGGAGCTATGCCTTCAGTCAATCGAGAAATCATCACGGAGTccctcacagccagccagctgaaca aaaacgttttgtacggcaaagagtcttctgagcctggtgagaaattgcggcaaacttcctctctcgagtgtgacactgaatgtagctctaaaaagctttcctcctcagctattgcagagagatgccaaggtagaaaggacaagactaaaaacactgagaaagagcattaccaaagcaagagggaacatgctcctagtgaagagaaggagagtcaaaaagcaggtccttccagcaagaggaggtgttCTCAGAGCGTGGAAGTTGTTCATCAAAAGcgtcacaagcaggagcactgggagggaagcaggtgcagatctttccctggtgaaagaaacagccctgagaatggcagaagagcagtcaaatattcaaagtacagatctggcagcggaggaagatcagaacaaggtagcaatagatattaccgatccaaaggggaaagaagttggagcagagaaagatactatcGAGATGAAGCACGGAGGTGGGAAAGTTGTAGCTATTACAATGATTACTATTCACCTCATGCGACAggagacagtagagagagaaagttctctcacggcgatgcagcctttgacaaatggactgcaacttactacggcaggtcacataagcattatcattacaaaagtggatggcctcacggttccctcttgagagatgaagatggacgtcgctttagcacaccccgagcagacttgcatcgttgctcggtatctcagcaacattctggaagacattctcgtgaaagacatgcgcttccacctgtgtcagctcatttggagaactgtcgccagaaaaatgaaacagaaggaaacagaaaaagaaaatctacccgtacagaaggtagtgaaagtgaaatagaaaggaaagacagaaagatagaaaaggagcttttaggtggtgaaaaaaatgcaaaaatatcacaagttctagaagaaaaagaagtctaa